The Shewanella zhangzhouensis genome has a window encoding:
- a CDS encoding sensor histidine kinase, translating into MFQFLRDIRLFSETESLNGIALKRRQLVLNGLLLTIILLLSVFAIYNQLRGMWQIAALDLCALAACLFAYIRLRLSNRSPRQTVDTDDRQAAAQDKQHKAAQLRILKSTSLLVSLILMLFLWALAYQGQAENFSLIWTFFLPVFVFMLNGRLLGSALVAVFYLVLFTLAFSQLGQWQDGDWNLVSLTRFVLASLVMVFTCFFSELTLSRAYIEVQKSHSETEQLLQERNRLMLTTLAKQEKLLSDVSHELRTPLSALRLRLEAMKDGIMVPRGDNMATLLKQVDQLQTLISDITTASKLSQITLDANATEVALERFLPGVLAPFQQRAAGLGLTLTFTHATTPAPRHGENRSEPQPTFRARLDEASFAMALGKVLENCLRYTEAPGSISVRLSTEDKRVCLSIEDSAPGVEDASHPLLFEPLFRLDSSRSRDTGGAGLGLSVTKSIIVAHQGSICASQSPLGGLGIHISLPAI; encoded by the coding sequence CAATTTTTACGCGATATCCGGTTATTCAGTGAGACCGAATCCTTAAATGGCATTGCCCTGAAACGTCGGCAACTGGTGCTCAATGGCCTGCTGCTGACCATTATTTTGCTGCTCAGTGTTTTCGCCATTTACAACCAGTTAAGGGGCATGTGGCAGATCGCCGCACTGGACTTATGCGCCCTGGCAGCCTGCCTGTTTGCCTACATTCGCCTGCGCCTGAGCAACCGTTCACCCCGCCAGACTGTTGATACCGATGATCGCCAAGCTGCGGCGCAGGACAAACAACATAAAGCGGCACAACTTCGCATCCTCAAGTCCACGTCGCTGCTGGTCAGCCTCATTCTGATGCTGTTTTTATGGGCCCTGGCATATCAGGGGCAAGCCGAAAACTTCAGCCTTATCTGGACCTTTTTCCTGCCGGTATTCGTGTTTATGCTCAACGGCCGACTGCTGGGCAGCGCCTTGGTGGCGGTGTTTTATCTGGTGCTTTTTACCCTGGCTTTCAGTCAATTGGGACAATGGCAGGATGGCGACTGGAATCTTGTGAGCCTGACGCGGTTTGTGCTGGCCTCGCTGGTGATGGTGTTTACCTGCTTTTTCAGTGAATTAACCTTAAGCCGCGCCTATATCGAGGTGCAAAAATCCCACTCGGAAACCGAGCAACTGTTGCAGGAGCGAAACCGCCTGATGCTCACCACCCTGGCAAAACAGGAAAAACTGCTCAGCGACGTGTCCCACGAATTGAGAACCCCACTCAGCGCCCTTCGCCTGCGTCTGGAAGCCATGAAAGATGGAATCATGGTGCCAAGAGGCGACAATATGGCGACGCTGCTGAAACAAGTGGATCAGCTGCAAACACTGATATCCGATATCACCACTGCCAGTAAGCTCAGCCAAATCACCCTCGATGCCAACGCTACCGAGGTGGCACTGGAGCGTTTCCTGCCGGGGGTGCTGGCCCCCTTTCAGCAGCGGGCCGCAGGGCTTGGGCTCACACTGACGTTTACCCATGCAACCACGCCAGCACCAAGGCATGGCGAAAACCGCTCCGAGCCACAACCCACCTTCAGGGCACGCCTCGATGAAGCAAGCTTTGCCATGGCGCTGGGGAAAGTACTTGAGAACTGCCTGCGTTATACCGAGGCACCGGGCAGCATCAGTGTGCGTCTAAGCACTGAGGATAAGCGGGTCTGCCTCAGCATTGAAGACAGTGCCCCGGGTGTGGAAGATGCAAGTCACCCCCTGCTGTTTGAGCCACTGTTCAGATTGGATAGCTCCCGCAGCCGGGATACCGGCGGCGCTGGCCTGGGGCTGTCTGTGACCAAGTCCATCATTGTCGCCCATCAAGGCAGTATTTGCGCCAGCCAGTCGCCCCTTGGTGGCCTGGGTATTCACATCTCTCTGCCCGCAATCTAA